A genomic stretch from Candidatus Omnitrophota bacterium includes:
- a CDS encoding TonB-dependent receptor, translating into MNRRNLVFIAGLILVMVFGGSALAEEYELDKIVVSASRSKQKYKETTRSLDIVDSEDIGSGNIDDVADALDYASGAQVLSYGGIGAQKTLRIRGATDNQTLILLDGVSLNNSRHGQANLAKIPLDMIDRVEIVRGPASNLYGSSAVGGVANIITKEPDKKQHTYIRSEFGTFRTNINTLYNSGTFGKLGYIVSGTRKTSQGHRDNSKYRANIQAFKAVYDINETNKLTVHTGAHYEKHGIPGKVNAQDLDDEQIDKSNYTQILWDSEVDDTLNFTIKSYYNFDRIEFIEKRDPLNKNAANDKARGFDGHIEKRFSDRYKFLLGLNRQKNLLNSSSSGKHDYRLLGIYLNNTFTLSDDFNIEASLRQDDYSNFGEKLMPSFSVSYWLNDSVKLHSFAGRSFRVPTFNDLYYPAAGIYEGNPNLQPEVGWSGEMGLQKWLSNGHFIEVVYFRNDTDKLINWAEGSGGVWTPTNINSAMIEGLELKAVFPLFFDLTGDVSYNYLRSKDKDTDKYLTNRPKHKVDMFITADDVWGWEVKLGGQFVSNRFTKTNNSDYLDHFFVMSVDASRQLIKNIEYTLSIDNMLNRKYSQIQGYPMPGFSLRSGVKIEF; encoded by the coding sequence ATGAACAGGAGAAATTTGGTTTTTATCGCGGGATTAATTTTAGTGATGGTGTTCGGCGGCAGCGCCCTGGCCGAAGAGTATGAGTTGGATAAAATCGTAGTCAGCGCGTCGCGCTCCAAGCAGAAGTACAAGGAAACCACAAGAAGTTTAGATATTGTTGACAGCGAAGATATTGGATCCGGAAACATAGACGATGTAGCGGATGCGCTGGATTATGCTTCAGGGGCGCAGGTGCTAAGTTACGGCGGCATAGGGGCGCAGAAGACGCTGCGTATAAGGGGGGCTACCGACAACCAGACGCTGATACTGCTTGACGGGGTTTCCTTGAATAATTCACGGCACGGACAGGCAAACCTGGCAAAGATACCGCTTGATATGATAGACAGGGTTGAAATAGTCAGGGGGCCGGCATCAAACCTCTACGGCTCAAGCGCGGTAGGAGGCGTAGCCAACATAATCACAAAAGAGCCGGATAAGAAGCAGCATACATACATAAGGAGTGAGTTCGGCACATTCAGGACAAATATCAATACGCTATATAACTCGGGGACATTCGGGAAATTAGGGTATATAGTATCCGGGACTAGAAAAACATCGCAGGGGCACAGAGATAATTCCAAATACAGGGCAAATATCCAGGCGTTTAAAGCGGTGTATGACATTAATGAAACCAACAAACTCACAGTCCATACCGGCGCGCACTATGAAAAACACGGCATACCGGGAAAGGTGAACGCGCAGGATTTAGATGATGAGCAGATAGATAAGTCAAACTATACGCAGATATTATGGGATTCAGAGGTTGATGATACATTAAATTTTACTATCAAGTCATATTACAATTTTGACCGGATTGAATTTATAGAAAAGAGGGACCCTTTGAATAAAAACGCGGCCAATGACAAGGCGCGCGGCTTTGACGGGCATATAGAAAAGAGGTTCAGTGACAGGTATAAGTTTCTGCTTGGGTTAAACAGGCAGAAGAACCTGCTTAACAGCTCAAGTTCCGGCAAGCACGACTACCGGCTACTGGGGATATATCTTAATAATACCTTTACATTGTCAGATGATTTTAATATAGAGGCATCCTTAAGGCAGGACGACTATTCAAATTTCGGAGAGAAGCTGATGCCTTCTTTCAGCGTCTCTTACTGGCTGAACGATTCAGTAAAGTTGCATTCATTCGCAGGCAGGTCGTTCAGGGTGCCGACGTTTAATGATTTATATTACCCTGCCGCAGGCATATACGAAGGCAACCCAAATCTGCAGCCGGAAGTGGGCTGGTCAGGCGAGATGGGCCTGCAAAAATGGTTATCCAACGGCCATTTCATTGAGGTAGTTTACTTCAGAAATGATACGGATAAGCTGATTAACTGGGCTGAGGGAAGCGGCGGTGTATGGACGCCCACAAATATCAATTCCGCCATGATTGAAGGGTTGGAATTAAAAGCGGTATTCCCCTTATTTTTTGATTTAACAGGAGACGTTTCCTATAATTACTTGAGGTCTAAAGACAAGGATACGGATAAGTATCTTACTAACAGGCCCAAGCATAAGGTTGATATGTTTATAACGGCGGATGATGTCTGGGGCTGGGAGGTGAAACTCGGCGGACAGTTCGTTTCTAACAGGTTCACCAAGACAAACAACTCGGACTATCTGGATCATTTCTTTGTAATGAGCGTGGATGCCTCGCGGCAACTCATTAAAAATATCGAATATACTCTGTCTATCGATAATATGCTGAACAGAAAATACAGCCAGATACAGGGCTATCCTATGCCCGGCTTTTCGCTCAGGAGCGGCGTCAAGATAGAATTTTAG
- a CDS encoding cob(I)yrinic acid a,c-diamide adenosyltransferase, with protein MKKGLVLIYTGDGKGKTTAALGQALRARGHGIKVCWISFFKDYSRIYTGEARMLKKIGVKLYSFAPRHPHFFKSEPRDNIVKECGSAMECIRKILECHGCGMLVLDELNIALRDRYMKINDIVSILEPLRGDVDVVITGRGAPKKLRDYADMVSNIKEVRHHYRNGAQGRKGIEY; from the coding sequence ATGAAAAAAGGACTGGTGTTGATTTACACAGGTGACGGCAAGGGTAAGACCACGGCGGCGCTTGGCCAGGCGTTAAGGGCGCGGGGGCATGGCATCAAGGTATGCTGGATCTCCTTTTTTAAGGACTACAGCCGGATATACACCGGTGAGGCGAGGATGCTGAAAAAGATAGGCGTTAAGTTGTATTCCTTCGCGCCTCGTCATCCGCATTTTTTCAAGTCCGAGCCGCGCGATAACATAGTAAAAGAATGCGGCAGCGCTATGGAATGCATAAGGAAAATACTTGAATGCCATGGCTGCGGTATGCTGGTTTTGGATGAATTAAACATTGCCTTACGAGACAGATATATGAAAATAAATGACATTGTATCTATTTTGGAGCCGCTGAGAGGCGATGTAGATGTGGTCATAACCGGCAGAGGCGCGCCGAAGAAATTAAGGGATTACGCCGATATGGTTTCCAACATAAAGGAGGTGAGGCATCATTACCGTAACGGCGCGCAAGGAAGGAAGGGGATAGAATATTAA
- a CDS encoding heme ABC transporter ATP-binding protein: MSTDILTIKNLFCGYGSKDVIHNISFSVAEGEFVGIIGPNGAGKTTLFKAVTKLLHIRSGEVIYRNKDVNRLSAREIAEEIAVLPQGVELNFSFTVEEFILMGRYPHKKRFEGLSNDDYAIIENVMSLTDTQVISRRFVNELSGGEKQRVLLAQALAQEPKLLLLDEPTSHLDIGHQISIMELLKNLNKKQGITVLAVLHDLNLAAEYADRLILLNKGEVFRSGDPREVLTYQNIEDVYQTVVVVRENPFSRKPYILLATKERIDEKRTGVDLHR; the protein is encoded by the coding sequence ATGAGCACAGATATACTGACAATAAAAAATCTGTTCTGCGGTTATGGCAGCAAGGATGTAATCCACAATATCAGTTTTTCCGTGGCAGAAGGGGAATTCGTCGGCATCATCGGTCCTAACGGCGCGGGAAAAACAACCTTGTTTAAAGCGGTCACCAAACTCCTGCATATAAGATCGGGAGAGGTAATATACCGCAATAAAGATGTCAACCGGCTCAGCGCCAGGGAGATCGCCGAAGAGATCGCCGTATTGCCGCAGGGCGTAGAACTCAATTTCTCATTCACGGTGGAAGAGTTTATACTGATGGGCCGTTATCCCCATAAGAAAAGGTTTGAAGGGCTGAGCAACGACGACTACGCCATAATTGAAAATGTCATGTCCCTGACCGATACGCAAGTTATATCAAGGCGTTTTGTGAATGAATTGTCCGGCGGGGAAAAGCAAAGAGTGCTTTTAGCGCAGGCGCTGGCGCAGGAACCCAAACTTCTGCTTCTGGATGAGCCGACATCCCACCTTGATATAGGTCATCAGATAAGCATAATGGAGCTGCTGAAGAATCTTAATAAAAAACAGGGGATCACAGTGCTTGCTGTCCTGCATGATCTGAACCTCGCGGCAGAGTACGCCGACCGGCTTATTCTACTGAATAAAGGCGAGGTGTTCAGATCAGGCGATCCGCGCGAAGTGCTTACCTATCAGAATATCGAAGATGTATATCAGACCGTAGTCGTGGTAAGGGAGAACCCGTTTTCGCGTAAGCCGTATATTTTGCTGGCGACAAAGGAGAGGATAGATGAAAAAAGGACTGGTGTTGATTTACACAGGTGA
- a CDS encoding iron ABC transporter permease, which produces MSKRVVLIVLFIALVLSVVFSLFSGPAKVNLPDLFRADSQAGTILYKIRLPRVMLALMVGASLAVSGCVFQAVLSNPLADPYTLGISGGAAFGASLCIILGLGAFWLPVSAFSGAILCIALVYMVAGNKRFSNTGMILGGVMLNFVFSSLVMFLFAVAKSENVHQAILWLMGDISLADMRTLKLMLPFFVFGWLAIFYLSPDIDILTLGEEKATHLGLAVARIKAIIFIAASLITAVGVAACGIIGFVGLVIPHFTRKLVGPGHRFLIPASVLAGATFLVLADTLARTVVKPLELPVGVITGLFGGVFFLILLIRAKDWRMF; this is translated from the coding sequence ATGAGCAAGCGGGTTGTTTTGATAGTTTTGTTTATCGCGCTTGTCCTGTCAGTCGTATTCTCGCTTTTCTCAGGCCCGGCCAAAGTGAATTTGCCGGATTTATTCAGGGCTGACAGCCAGGCAGGGACCATTTTATATAAGATCAGATTGCCGCGCGTAATGCTCGCGCTTATGGTAGGCGCGTCCCTTGCGGTAAGCGGATGCGTTTTTCAGGCGGTATTGAGCAATCCCCTGGCAGACCCTTATACATTAGGGATATCAGGCGGTGCGGCGTTCGGCGCTTCCTTATGTATAATTCTTGGTTTAGGCGCGTTCTGGCTGCCTGTAAGCGCGTTTTCAGGGGCGATATTATGCATCGCGCTTGTGTATATGGTCGCCGGCAACAAGAGGTTTTCCAACACCGGCATGATATTGGGCGGCGTAATGCTGAATTTTGTATTCTCATCGTTGGTTATGTTCCTTTTTGCCGTGGCAAAGTCGGAAAATGTGCATCAGGCCATACTCTGGCTTATGGGCGACATTTCTCTGGCGGATATGCGGACGCTAAAATTGATGCTGCCGTTTTTTGTTTTTGGCTGGCTGGCTATTTTTTATCTCAGCCCGGATATTGATATCCTTACTCTCGGCGAAGAAAAGGCAACGCACTTGGGGCTGGCCGTCGCCAGGATAAAGGCGATAATCTTTATCGCGGCATCGCTGATCACCGCTGTAGGGGTTGCTGCCTGCGGGATCATCGGTTTTGTCGGGCTGGTTATTCCGCATTTTACAAGGAAGCTCGTCGGGCCGGGCCACAGATTTCTCATCCCCGCTTCTGTCCTGGCAGGGGCAACTTTTCTTGTGTTGGCGGACACGCTCGCGCGCACAGTCGTTAAGCCCCTTGAACTGCCTGTGGGGGTGATCACCGGGCTTTTCGGTGGCGTATTTTTCCTGATCCTGCTGATCAGGGCAAAGGACTGGAGGATGTTTTAA
- a CDS encoding cobalamin-binding protein, whose protein sequence is MGVKYKSILALFLLFFSGTSYADHKRVVSLAPSITEEIYLLGAEDSLIGVTSYCRYPEEARNKEIIGTVLEPSMEKIVSLKPDLVLATNEGNRQESIKKLAALGLNVVAFNETKGFRDIERNFLRLGVILGRFETARQIMDGINAKIEAIRKESAAADKIKIFWQLGARPIVSASAGTFTDEIINWAGGVNIFSDMAGRYPRVSIEEVIKRNPEIIIVVTMGDITGSELDLWRRFPGIDAVRNNRVYVYDMHFACTPTPDNFIVALEKTAGLVKEARQQ, encoded by the coding sequence ATGGGTGTTAAATATAAAAGTATATTAGCATTATTCCTGCTGTTTTTCAGCGGCACCTCGTACGCGGATCACAAAAGGGTGGTTTCTCTGGCTCCTTCCATTACTGAAGAGATATATCTTTTAGGCGCAGAGGATTCCTTAATAGGCGTTACCTCGTATTGCCGATATCCCGAAGAGGCGCGAAACAAGGAGATCATCGGGACAGTGCTTGAGCCGAGTATGGAGAAAATAGTGTCTCTTAAGCCGGATCTGGTCCTGGCCACAAATGAAGGCAACAGGCAGGAGTCAATAAAGAAATTGGCCGCCCTGGGGTTAAACGTAGTCGCGTTTAACGAAACAAAAGGATTCCGCGATATAGAACGCAATTTCTTGAGGTTGGGAGTGATCCTGGGACGCTTTGAGACAGCAAGGCAGATCATGGACGGCATAAATGCAAAGATCGAGGCCATCAGAAAAGAATCTGCCGCCGCGGATAAGATAAAAATATTCTGGCAATTGGGCGCAAGGCCCATAGTCAGCGCTTCAGCCGGCACATTCACGGATGAGATAATTAACTGGGCAGGCGGCGTGAACATATTTTCGGATATGGCCGGCCGTTATCCCAGAGTCAGCATAGAAGAGGTAATTAAGAGAAACCCGGAGATCATAATCGTAGTTACAATGGGCGACATTACCGGCAGCGAACTGGATCTGTGGCGCAGGTTTCCGGGGATAGACGCTGTGAGGAATAACAGGGTGTACGTATATGATATGCATTTCGCCTGCACACCCACGCCGGATAATTTTATAGTCGCGCTGGAGAAGACCGCTGGATTGGTGAAGGAGGCAAGGCAGCAATGA
- a CDS encoding diphthine--ammonia ligase, producing the protein MNTNSEVRRAVCLWGGGKDACLALFRAMNDGYSVERLFNVTLKGSKCSISHNLGREAIVKQAEAMGIKLLQKDAERNNARDVYTAALKSLKEQGVDHAIFGDIFVREHYDWLSDVSAAAGVKPVFPLWKEDTEKLAREFIGAGFRSKIINVKADKLDKSILGRTIDNDLLSGLPAGVDPCGENGEYHSFVFNGPIFSRELKIEEGAVEKVDDRWVLNIKVY; encoded by the coding sequence ATGAATACGAACTCTGAGGTCAGAAGGGCCGTCTGTCTCTGGGGTGGAGGCAAGGATGCATGCCTTGCTCTTTTCAGGGCGATGAATGACGGGTATAGCGTGGAACGGCTGTTTAACGTAACGCTGAAGGGAAGCAAGTGTTCTATATCGCACAATCTTGGCAGGGAGGCGATAGTAAAACAGGCAGAGGCAATGGGCATTAAGCTTCTGCAAAAAGACGCGGAAAGAAATAACGCCAGGGATGTTTATACCGCTGCCTTAAAGTCACTGAAGGAACAGGGTGTAGATCACGCGATATTCGGCGATATCTTTGTGCGGGAGCATTACGATTGGCTCAGCGATGTAAGCGCCGCCGCGGGGGTTAAGCCGGTATTCCCTCTCTGGAAAGAGGATACGGAGAAACTGGCGCGCGAATTCATCGGCGCAGGTTTTAGATCCAAGATCATTAATGTGAAGGCGGATAAACTGGATAAGAGTATACTGGGCAGGACAATTGACAATGATCTTTTATCAGGGCTTCCTGCCGGAGTCGACCCCTGCGGAGAAAACGGGGAATACCACAGTTTTGTGTTTAACGGGCCGATATTCTCCAGGGAATTGAAGATTGAAGAAGGCGCGGTTGAAAAGGTTGATGACAGATGGGTGTTAAATATAAAAGTATATTAG
- the cbpB gene encoding peptide-modifying radical SAM enzyme CbpB, giving the protein MEKRRIAKNINLMIDPDNVFWAISRGGSDPKAGGFQDAVSLYERVNPKISRDFNAFRKNRKLAAVYVNLTDRCNANCSYCYIPHQIRQSGAELDWDKLEFILNSIIRHFKTEGASKPLVIFHAAEPLLKKDLLFLAVRKFSGRILFGVQTNAILLEKKDVDFLIKYRVNVGISLDSYDEMSNNKARSSKGGGNFKCAVRALKWFNGYPRLNVITTINKFNVRQLPEIVSFLHKLRVPCALLNPVRLTQKHSRKVRPKQADMAKYFLLAVKTATRLSLKSGRKIAIGNFENVILAIVAPMARRLMCDISPCGGGRVFLNITADGDMIPCGEFAGLREFSGGNIFRDGSIASAMDSSAFRKIRGRVVEDIKECDVCVLRNICGAPCPAELYAYKGSMNKKSVFCRFYKKIITYAFKLIADEKYSEFIKSEVLKGLEYEYEL; this is encoded by the coding sequence ATGGAGAAGAGAAGAATAGCTAAAAATATCAATTTAATGATCGACCCGGACAATGTGTTCTGGGCGATATCAAGAGGGGGATCGGATCCGAAGGCCGGCGGCTTTCAGGATGCGGTCTCCCTCTATGAGCGGGTCAACCCTAAGATCAGCCGGGATTTCAATGCCTTCAGGAAGAATAGAAAGCTTGCCGCGGTCTACGTCAATCTGACAGATAGATGCAACGCCAATTGCTCGTATTGCTATATACCTCACCAGATACGACAGTCAGGCGCTGAACTGGACTGGGATAAATTAGAGTTTATCCTTAACAGTATTATCCGGCACTTCAAGACAGAGGGCGCGTCTAAGCCGTTAGTCATATTCCACGCGGCAGAGCCGCTGCTGAAGAAAGACCTGCTGTTTCTGGCGGTGAGGAAATTCAGCGGCAGGATACTCTTCGGTGTTCAGACAAACGCCATCCTGCTGGAAAAAAAGGATGTTGATTTCCTGATAAAATACAGGGTAAATGTGGGCATATCGCTGGATTCATATGATGAGATGTCCAACAATAAGGCGCGTTCATCAAAGGGCGGAGGCAATTTCAAATGCGCCGTAAGGGCGTTAAAATGGTTTAACGGATACCCGCGGCTGAATGTGATCACGACCATTAATAAATTCAACGTGCGCCAATTGCCGGAAATTGTAAGCTTTCTGCATAAGCTTAGGGTGCCCTGCGCCTTACTTAACCCTGTGCGCCTGACGCAGAAACATTCGCGTAAGGTAAGGCCGAAACAGGCGGATATGGCTAAGTATTTCCTGCTTGCTGTTAAGACGGCTACGCGTCTGTCGCTTAAATCCGGCCGCAAAATAGCGATCGGAAACTTTGAGAACGTTATCCTTGCCATAGTCGCGCCTATGGCGCGCCGTCTTATGTGCGATATCTCGCCTTGTGGAGGCGGCAGGGTTTTCCTGAACATAACCGCGGACGGAGATATGATACCTTGCGGTGAATTTGCGGGCTTAAGAGAGTTCTCCGGCGGGAACATATTCCGTGATGGTTCTATCGCCTCCGCTATGGACTCATCCGCCTTCAGGAAAATACGCGGCCGCGTAGTGGAAGATATAAAGGAGTGCGATGTGTGCGTATTAAGGAATATATGCGGCGCTCCCTGCCCGGCTGAACTTTACGCGTATAAGGGCAGTATGAATAAGAAGTCGGTATTTTGCCGGTTTTACAAGAAAATAATTACTTACGCCTTTAAACTTATAGCGGATGAAAAATACTCTGAATTTATCAAGTCAGAGGTATTGAAAGGATTAGAGTATGAATACGAACTCTGA
- a CDS encoding cobyric acid synthase, whose amino-acid sequence MSKAIQICGTGSGVGKSVLVAALCRIFRQDGYEVAPFKAQNMALNSCVTRDGGEIGRAQAMQAEAARINPTVDMNPILLKPTRDTGAQVIVRGRPLGNMSALRYTKAKAGLRKTVEDSFRRLSAEFNVVVIEGAGSIAEINLKRHDIVNTRMAKFANAPVIIVADIDKGGVFASLVGTMELLTPDERRQVAGFIINKFRGDKRLLKGGLSFLEKKTGKKVLGVVPFFGPDTIRLPEEDSVSLERLGQRGYERDKINIDVLYLPHISNFTDFDALEKEPVVNLNYIRDINEIAEPDVLIIPGSKNTISDLAALRKAGLAKKLDHLLKKGCEVIGICGGYQMLGRSITDNGRIESKSGGVKGFSLLEVMTAFSGKKATFQVKARHMASGLMLQGYEIHHGQSRLLNGSRPLFKITRRNNKKADIGDGASNDTGRVWGTYIHGVFDNDPFRKDFITRLCAAKGLGYKAGNSGSSLNGNLDKLARLVRKNIDMKEIYRLLKS is encoded by the coding sequence ATGTCTAAAGCGATACAGATCTGCGGCACAGGTTCTGGAGTAGGTAAAAGCGTACTGGTTGCCGCGCTTTGCAGGATTTTTCGGCAGGACGGCTATGAGGTGGCGCCGTTCAAGGCGCAGAATATGGCGCTTAATTCTTGCGTTACGCGAGACGGCGGTGAAATAGGCAGGGCGCAGGCAATGCAGGCAGAGGCGGCCAGGATAAACCCCACAGTAGATATGAACCCCATATTATTAAAACCGACGCGCGATACCGGCGCGCAGGTAATAGTAAGAGGCAGGCCGTTAGGAAATATGTCCGCGTTGCGCTACACGAAGGCAAAGGCCGGGCTGAGGAAAACGGTTGAGGATTCTTTCAGGAGATTATCGGCTGAGTTTAATGTTGTCGTGATAGAGGGAGCGGGCAGTATCGCGGAGATAAATCTGAAGCGGCACGACATCGTCAATACCCGCATGGCAAAGTTCGCCAATGCCCCGGTCATAATAGTCGCCGATATTGACAAAGGCGGCGTATTCGCGTCTCTAGTCGGGACAATGGAGCTGCTCACGCCTGATGAGAGAAGGCAGGTAGCCGGGTTCATAATAAATAAGTTCAGGGGCGATAAGCGGCTGCTCAAAGGGGGCTTGAGTTTCCTTGAAAAAAAGACAGGGAAAAAGGTCTTAGGTGTGGTGCCGTTCTTCGGCCCTGATACCATACGCCTGCCCGAGGAGGACTCTGTTTCGCTTGAAAGGTTGGGGCAGCGCGGATATGAACGTGATAAGATCAACATAGATGTGCTTTATCTTCCGCATATCTCTAATTTTACCGATTTTGACGCGTTGGAAAAAGAGCCGGTGGTTAACCTGAATTACATCAGGGACATAAACGAGATCGCGGAGCCGGATGTTTTGATAATCCCCGGCAGCAAAAATACTATTTCAGACCTCGCGGCGCTGCGCAAGGCAGGCCTGGCAAAGAAGCTGGATCATTTACTGAAGAAGGGATGTGAAGTGATCGGCATCTGCGGCGGATATCAGATGTTGGGCAGGAGTATCACAGATAACGGCAGGATAGAATCAAAGTCAGGAGGCGTCAAGGGCTTTAGCCTGTTGGAAGTAATGACTGCCTTCAGCGGAAAGAAGGCCACATTCCAGGTTAAGGCAAGGCATATGGCGTCAGGCCTGATGCTTCAGGGATACGAAATCCACCACGGACAGTCGCGCCTGTTAAACGGCTCAAGGCCGTTATTTAAAATCACGCGGCGAAATAACAAGAAGGCAGATATAGGCGACGGCGCCTCAAATGATACGGGCAGGGTATGGGGCACATACATCCACGGCGTCTTTGATAATGATCCATTCCGTAAGGATTTCATTACGCGCCTGTGCGCTGCCAAAGGCCTGGGCTATAAAGCGGGGAATAGCGGATCGTCTCTCAACGGCAACTTAGATAAGCTGGCGCGGCTGGTCAGGAAAAATATTGATATGAAGGAAATTTACAGGTTGCTTAAGTCATGA
- the cbiB gene encoding adenosylcobinamide-phosphate synthase CbiB has translation MTIAIVIGFLLDLWLGDPQWLKWHPVRLLGRQIGASEKYFRKLSHNDRINGIIFALTIAVFWPGLAWLALKLLFAMNAALGTAVAALLFYFVISIKDLKAHVESVSRALKNSDIELARKELSKVVGRDTGDLDKGDIARAAVETTAESTVDGIIAPIFFAFLGGIPLAWMYKAINTLDSMVGYRNEKYRDFGWASARMDHFLNIIPSMLSSAVVAIAAFILRKNWREAFRPSRRLDTSIIQAGFAGALGIEIGGVNHYQGQAIEKPVFGKGNSAPDIIHISESIKLSYACAMITLVSGVLLNV, from the coding sequence ATGACAATAGCGATCGTGATAGGTTTTCTCCTGGACTTGTGGCTGGGCGACCCGCAATGGCTTAAATGGCATCCTGTGCGTTTATTGGGCAGGCAGATAGGCGCCTCAGAGAAGTATTTCAGGAAGTTGAGCCATAACGACAGGATCAACGGGATAATATTCGCTTTAACTATCGCCGTATTCTGGCCGGGGCTGGCATGGTTGGCCCTGAAGCTGCTTTTTGCGATGAACGCGGCCTTAGGCACGGCTGTTGCCGCGCTGCTGTTCTACTTTGTGATCAGCATCAAAGACCTGAAGGCGCACGTTGAATCCGTAAGCAGAGCGCTTAAAAACAGCGATATTGAACTGGCGCGGAAGGAGCTCTCCAAGGTTGTCGGCAGGGATACCGGCGATCTGGATAAAGGCGATATCGCGCGGGCAGCCGTTGAGACGACCGCGGAAAGCACGGTTGACGGCATAATCGCTCCTATATTCTTTGCCTTTTTAGGCGGCATACCGCTTGCCTGGATGTATAAGGCAATAAACACGCTTGACTCAATGGTAGGATACAGGAATGAGAAATACAGGGATTTTGGCTGGGCAAGCGCGCGGATGGATCATTTCCTTAATATCATTCCTTCTATGTTGTCTTCGGCCGTTGTTGCTATCGCAGCATTTATCCTGAGGAAGAACTGGCGTGAGGCATTCAGGCCAAGCCGGCGGCTGGATACTTCAATAATTCAGGCAGGGTTTGCCGGGGCGTTAGGCATTGAAATAGGCGGGGTAAATCACTACCAGGGACAGGCGATAGAAAAGCCGGTTTTCGGCAAAGGCAACAGCGCCCCGGATATTATCCATATATCAGAAAGCATAAAATTAAGTTATGCTTGCGCGATGATCACTTTGGTTTCGGGAGTATTATTAAATGTCTAA
- the cobD gene encoding threonine-phosphate decarboxylase CobD has product MKESRQAAYHGGDIKAASGQYGIPEDKIVDFSASINPLRHPPAIRKLIRDNFTKIRRYPQPDAAGLTKAIAGYLGVDRHNIMPGCGSIELIYLVVSALRPRGALIFTPAFSEYERALNAVGSKIYRREIGDFNPERGRRPDIVFICNPNNPTADLFEAGDLISFIKRLPSAYFLIDEVFMDFVKDKDRYTLIRQALKNSRIIILGSLTKFFALAGLRAGYVAAHNRTLSKLNKFRYPWMVNYPAQLISEALLKDRRFIEKSREFMFREREYLYRQLCLIDGVKPSVPTANFIFCKSSVNSSRLADLLGRKGILIRDCSTFRGLGSKYFRVAVRTRKENLRLVNELKKILI; this is encoded by the coding sequence ATGAAAGAGAGCAGGCAGGCGGCATACCACGGTGGAGATATAAAGGCGGCATCAGGGCAGTACGGCATACCTGAAGATAAAATAGTGGATTTCAGCGCGAGCATAAATCCCCTGCGTCATCCGCCCGCGATACGGAAATTGATCCGTGACAATTTCACCAAGATACGCCGTTATCCTCAGCCAGATGCCGCGGGCCTGACAAAGGCCATTGCCGGATATCTAGGCGTCGATCGGCATAATATAATGCCGGGTTGCGGCTCAATTGAACTCATTTATCTTGTCGTGTCAGCTTTACGCCCCCGCGGCGCGCTTATCTTTACGCCAGCGTTTTCCGAATACGAAAGGGCGCTTAACGCGGTCGGTTCAAAGATCTATCGTCGCGAAATCGGTGATTTCAACCCTGAGCGCGGTCGAAGGCCTGATATTGTATTTATCTGCAACCCAAACAACCCTACGGCAGACCTGTTTGAGGCGGGAGATCTAATAAGTTTTATTAAAAGATTACCATCGGCTTATTTTCTAATTGACGAAGTGTTTATGGATTTCGTAAAGGACAAAGACAGGTATACCTTGATAAGGCAGGCGCTCAAGAACAGCAGGATAATTATCCTCGGATCGCTTACCAAATTCTTCGCGCTTGCCGGCTTGAGAGCGGGGTATGTGGCGGCGCATAACAGGACGCTGTCAAAATTGAATAAATTCCGTTATCCCTGGATGGTCAATTATCCCGCGCAGCTCATTTCAGAGGCATTGCTGAAAGACAGAAGGTTTATTGAAAAAAGCAGGGAATTTATGTTCAGGGAACGGGAGTATCTATACAGGCAGCTCTGCCTGATAGATGGGGTCAAGCCGTCAGTTCCAACCGCCAATTTTATTTTTTGTAAAAGCAGCGTTAATTCAAGCCGGCTGGCTGATTTATTGGGCAGGAAGGGGATACTCATACGCGATTGCTCTACTTTCCGCGGGCTGGGGAGTAAGTATTTCAGAGTGGCGGTCAGGACGAGAAAAGAGAATCTGCGTTTGGTCAATGAGCTAAAAAAGATATTAATATGA